Below is a genomic region from Pseudarthrobacter sulfonivorans.
CGTTGCTATCAAGCTTCTCCGCCCGGATATGGCCCGTGATCCGCAGTTCCAGGCGCGCTTCAAACGGGAAGCGCAGTCCGTGGCGGCGTTGAACCATCCGTCCATCGTCGCCATTTACGACACGGGCGAACATACGGTTCCGGATGGCTCGGAGGACAGTGTCCGGGTGCCCTACATCGTGATGGAGTTTGTTGAGGGCCGGACCATCCGCGACCTGATCCGGGCCAAGGAAGTCAGCATTGACCAGGCCATCGACTTCTGCCTGGGCGTGCTTTCTGCCCTTGAATACAGCCACAAGGCGGGCATCGTCCACCGGGACATCAAACCCGCCAACGTGATGTACTGCGAAGGCTCCAATTCCGTGAAGGTCATGGACTTCGGGATCGCCCGGGCCATCGCCGATTCATCCGCCACCATGACGCAGACCCAGGCCGTGGTGGGCACTGCCCAGTACCTCTCGCCCGAGCAAGCCCGGGGCGAAACAGTGGATGCGCGCAGCGACCTCTACTCCGCAGCGTGCCTGCTGTACGAAATGCTCACCGCCCGCCCGCCCTTTATTGGTGACAGCCCCGTGTCCGTGGCGTACCAGCACGTCAGGGAAATCCCGGAGCCCGCGAGCAGCGTGAACCCGGAGGTCTCGGCCGCCCTGGACAGTGTCCTGGCCAAGGCTCTGCAGAAGAACCGGGCGGACCGTTTCCAGGACGCGGCCGCCTTCCGGCGTGCGCTGCGCGCCGCCCGGGCGGGCGTGTCCGTGCCCGCGCTGGCCGCAACCGAAGCGCCCACCGATCCCAACGACCACGTCCCGACGCCGGAACGCCCGCCCGTGACAGAGGCGTTCGGGCTCACCGGAGCCGGCTTCCTGGACGATGCCCCCACCGGCTGGCAGCGCAATGCGGACGACACCCGGACTGACGGCGTACCGGTTATGGCGGCCGCCACCCTGGGACAGTCGGATGTCGATGAACTGCCCTTGGGCTTCGCTCCGGAACGTGAGCGGACCGCCCGGCAGAAGTCCCGTCGTCGTACGTGGATTGCCACACTGGTGATCTTCACCCTGCTGGTTCTTGGCGGCGGCGGTCTCTGGCTGTACAACATCATGAACCAGCCAGCTCCAGCGCCGCCCAAGGTGGCGGTCCCGGCGGTCGTGTCCCTGACGGAGTCGGCGGCCCTGCAGGAACTTTATGGTGCCAACCTGCGGCCGCAGATCAAACGGAACAAGCACGAGACCATACCCAGTGGGACGGCCATCGGCACTGACCCGGTGGCCGGAACCTCGCTTGACCCCAATGCGGAGGTGATCCTGAATATCTCTGAAGGCCCAAGCGCCGTCAAGATTCCGGAGAACCTTCCGGGCCAGACAGAAGCCGCGGCGCGGGACATCCTGCGCCAGGCAGGACTCGTGGGAGCCCCTTCCACCACCACAGCCAACAGCGCCACCGTTCCCGGCGGCCGTGTGATTACCACCAGCCCGGCACCGGGCCAGATGGTGGGAGTGGGCACCACGGTGGAGATCGTGATTTCCACCGGCAAGGTGTCCATGCCTGAACTGCGGGGCCGCACGCGTGCCGAGGCGGAAACGGCGCTGAAGGAACTGGGCCTGGTCCCCAACGTCCAGGAAGTGGAGAACTCCCAGGTGGAGGCGGGCCGGGTCACGGATCAAAGTGACCCCGTGAATGCCGCCGTCGACCAGGGCAAGACGATCAATATTGTGGTGGCCAAGGAACCGGCCCCGCCGCCATCGCCAACGCCAACGGCTACGCCCTCAGCCACTAAAAAGGGCTAAGCCTCCGCCCGCTCCTTAAAGCAACGCGGGGTCACTTCTCGCCCATCCCGAAGGGGAACATGGGCGCGAAGTGACCCCGCGTTGTTCGTGCGTGTGCCGGTCAGTGCTGGATGAGCGGGCTCAGCGTGGCGGCACGGGCGGCGGCTCCCGCCATTCCCAGGGACTCGAGCCAGTTGCCCAGCATCTGGTAGCCGCCTTCGGTCAGGACCGACTCCGGGTGGAACTGCACGCCGCACAGCGGGGCAGTGCGGTGCTGCAGACCCATCACGACGCCGGTCGCGGTCTCGGCGGTGATCTCCAGGACGTCGGGGATGGTGTCCCTTACCGCTGCCAGCGAGTGGTAGCGCGTCGCTGTCACGGGGGAGGGGAGCCCGGCGAAGACGCTGGTGCCGTTGTGCTCCACCAGCGAGGTCTTGCCGTGCATCAGCTCCGGCGCGTGGGTCACTGTGCCGCCATAGGCTTCGGCCAGGGCCTGATGGCCCAGGCACACACCGAACATCGGCTTGTTGTTCGCCCCGCACCACTTGATCAGCTCAATGCACACGCCCGCCTCGGCGGGGTTGCCCGGACCGGGTGAGATGAGGACGCCGTCGCGCGTTTGTGCCATCTCGATGGCTTCAGCGAGGGTCACGTCGTCGTTGCGGACAACGGTGGTCTCGGCGCCGAGTTCCTGGAGGTAGCCCACCAGGGTGTAAACGAAGCTGTCGTAGTTGTCTACGACCAGGATTTTGGTTGTGGTCATGGCTGGCTTGCAGAACCAATCGTTGAGTCGGTGAATGCGGTGAACCCGGACATCCATGGGAACAGGAACTGAACCATCAGGATCAGTGCGCCGGCGATGAGCACCAGCGACGTGAGGATCCGCAGCCAGAGGGGGCCCGGCAGGTGGCGGAAAATCCAGCCGTACATACTCAGTTTCCTCCCACGGCTGCGGCCACCTGGGCGGCGATCTCGGCTGGCGGGCCCGCCGAGGCAGGCTGCCAGCTATCCAGCAGCGCGTACGCGATGATGCGTTCCTCGGCGCCGAAGCGCGGATTGCAACTGGTCATGGTGAGGAAGCTTTCGGTGGGAGTGACGCCGGGGCGGGTGGGGACCGGTTCCAGGACATCGGTCCGGGACGGCATCACAATCTGGTTGTTGCGGAAGACATAGATGTAGTAGCCGTCCTTGGTCTGGACGTAGATTTTGTCCCCCGGGACAAGGGTGTGGATATTGTCCAGGACGGCACCGTGGGTCTGTCGGTGTCCGGCCACCGCGAAGTTCCCGACGGCGCCGGGCATGGCGGTGTTGGCGTAATGGCCAAGCCCCAGCGTATCCAGGACATCCCCGGTGGTTCCCTGCACGATGGGTCGCGTGTAGTTGGGGCCAAAGCGGGGGATATACATGATGCCGATGGTGCCGGCATGGCCTGGTGCCGCGGCAACGGCCGGGGTGCCGTAATCCACGGGCGCTGCCGATGGATCCGGTTCCGGGCTTGCAGGCATCGCGCCGCCCAGCCCCTGGGCGAACTCCTTGATGACGGCACTCTGCTTGGCGTCGGATTCGATGTTGGTCCACCACAGCTGCCAGCCCACAAAGAGCAGGAGGATAATGCCGGCTGTGATGAGCAGCTCGCCGAGCACCTGCACTGTGCCACGCAGAATGGAAGCGCGGGCGGGCGCCGCACGGGCGGGCCGCGTGGCGGCGCGCCTCGCCTTCTCCTGCACTACCACGCGTTCTCCTCCGGGGTGGCCGCGATGGGCGTTTGAATGCCCTGAACTACGGCTAGAATTGACTGCTAGTAAGAATCCAGATTTGACCAAGATCGCGCAGACCGCTGGCAACTTCCTTCTTGCAGGATATCAAGCCCGCGGCGCCGAGCTTGCTCCAGTCCGCCAAGGAGAGCACGTGCCCGAGTCAAAGCCTCGCAAGAAGACTTCCAGTGCCGCGCAGCCCGCTTCCGCGGCGCAGGCGTATAAGCCCAACGCTGTTTGGTTCAAGCCGGTGATGTTCGGCCTGATGATCATCGGGCTCTTCTGGATCATCACGTTCTACATCAGCGAGGGCCGGTTTCCTGTCCAGGCGTGGGAGTCGTGGAACATCGTGGCCGGCTTCGGCATTGCCATCATCGGCTTCCTGATGACCACGCGCTGGCGTTCCTGACCTGACCGCAGGACCCGCATGACTCCCGCTGCCGCCGCCCAGCCCCTAAACGAGGGTGTGGACGGAACTGTCCTGGGCGTCGACGGCCTCGCCCGCCCACCGTGGGCCGCCGTGGATCCGCTGTTGCGCGAGTACTACGACTCCGAATGGGGCCTCCCCGTCCGGGACGAACAGGGCCTCTACGAGCGCATCTGCCTTGAGGGCTTCCAGGCAGGTCTCTCCTGGGCCACCATCCTCCGGAAGCGCCCTGCCTTCCGTCAGGCTTTCCTCGACTTCCAGCCGGACGCTGTTGCCGCTTTTACCGAAGCTGACGTTGAGCGCCTGCTCCAGGATCCCGGCATCGTCCGCAACCGGCTCAAGATCCGTGCCGCCATCACCAATGCCCACGCCACCATCGCGCTGCGCGAACGGGAAGGCCTAGTTGACTTCGTCTGGCAGTTCCGGCCCCCAACCACTCCCCAGCCGGCCACCCACGCGGACATCCCCACGCAGTCACCGGAATCGGTGGCGCTGTCCAAGGCACTGCGGAAGCAGGGATTCTCGTTCGTTGGCCCCACCACCATGTTCGCGCTGATGGAAGCCATCGGCATGGTGGACACCCATCTTCTGGACAGCCACCGGCGCGGATCCTCAGGCGTCTGGACCGGCTGACCGGACGCTCAGCGGGGAGTTGACCGGGCGCTCCGCCGGGGCAGGTTGTCCACAGCTGTTGGGAAAGTTATCCACAATGTGTATATCTTTCCCAGCGCCGGAAGCGACAGCCGCGCATGCAGGCCATGGCGCACGGGACCGGATCCAAAGCGCTCTGACGGACAGTTATTAACATTGTGGATTGGCTGTGGATAATTCACACGGACCCGAACATGGCGTCCTTGGTCAGCGGTCCCGGCGGACAGGATGGTGGCTGGTGATGGACACCCGGTTGAAGGCGTTCATGGTGATTACCAGCCAGCTGACCACCGAAAACTCGTCCGCCGTGAGGTGCTGACGGGCATATCCTTCTTCACGTTCGCGTGCCGTGTGATCCTGCAGTTCGGTGATGCATTCGGCCAGTGCGAGGGCCGCACGCTCCTTCTCCGTGAACAGGGCCGTCTCCCGCCATGCCGACAACACTGCGAGCCGCTGTGGGCTCTCGCCGGCCTCCACGGCGTCCCGCACGTGCATGTCGAGGCAATAGGCGCAGCCGTTGAGCTGGGAGGTCCGGACGTGGAGAAGTTCAATGGTCTTGCGGTCTACCCCGGCCGCGTCGGCGGCTTCGCGCACTTTCAGGCCCAGCCCGTTAAGGGCGCGCCAAACCGCGGGGTGCTGCTTGTCGAGGTAGATGTGCTGGGTTGTTGCGGCGCTCAAGGCGGTCCTCCTGGCTGGAAGCTCGTATGTGTTGGTTCTGCGTACGAACACCCTCGCACACACGCATGTTATCCACTTACTAACACTGGACTACCCACAAGTTATCCACAGCTGTGGACAACAATCCACAGGATGGCCCGAGGGGACCCCTCAGCTGCCCCAGTCGGGGAAACACCGAAGGTTAACTACATGTCTGTAAGTTATTAACACTGTGAATAACCCTGTTGATACGGGCAGGCCGGACCCCCGCCTGTGGGCCCCCCACGCGGAAAATGGCCAGGATATCCACAGGCCGGGCTCAAATGGCGTGTTTTTCCACTTAACCACAGGCGCATCCCCAGATGTTTTCCACAATTGTGGACAACCGGATGATCAAGTCCGGCAAAAGGGCGGACATGCGGGAGCAGGAGCTCATCGAAATCCTGAACTACACCCGTGTAAGTTACCAACAGTGTGGATAACCCCTGTGGATAACTTCGGCGCCGTCGTCAGGCCTGACACGGACCACGGGCTGCTCGCACGCGGGGACGCACCCAGCAAGTGAACGGCAGCGTGGTGCGGAGGCCTCATGAGGCACAGAAAAGACCCCGGTGTCCGTTGGGACACCGGGGTCTAAGTGGTCTGTTGGAGCTGGGCCCGAGGACCCGGACGGTCAGCCGGCCGTGACGCGGAGCCAGCTCGCCAGGGCCAGCAGGAGAACGACGGCCACCAGTCCGGCCCCGTGCAGCAGGCCCTGCCGTGGGCCCCGGCGGGTGTACGCAATCACGGCAGCGCAAAGGGCGCCTGTGACGAGCCCGCCCAGGTGCGCCTGCCAGGCGATCTGGGGGACCACAAATCCGATCACGCCGTTGATGGCGATCAGGACCCACAGTTGCCGCGTATCCCCGCCGCGGTGCCGCTGTACCAGCAGCATCGCCCCGAAGAGTCCAAAAATCGCACCCGAGGCGCCCACCACTCCGGCAAGAGGCACGCCGGGCACGTAGCCGGGGGTCAGCAAGAGGTAGCCGACGGACCCCCCGATGGCAGAGATGAGGTACAACGCCAGGAAGCGGACCCGGCCCAGGAGCGGTTCGAGTGCCTGGCCGAAAATCCACAGCATGTACATGTTCAGCACAATGTGGAGGATGAATCCCTGGGAGTGCAGGAACGCCGCCGTCAGCATCCGCCAAGGTTCGAACTCACCAAATTCGGGAGTGGCAAAAACATTGGCGAACGCCAGGTTCTGGTAGATCCACTCGCCGGGGACCACCCATTGCAGAACGTACATCACCGCACACAGGGCGATAATTCCGAACGTCACTACGGGTTTCCCGGTTGCCACGGCGCCGCCGTAGACAGTCTTGACCGCCGGCGTCGTGCGCTTTGTTTCGTTGACGCAGTCAACACACTGGAATCCGACGGCGGCCGCCCGCTGGCAGTCCGGGCACGCAGGGCGGCCGCAGC
It encodes:
- a CDS encoding DNA-3-methyladenine glycosylase I, encoding MTPAAAAQPLNEGVDGTVLGVDGLARPPWAAVDPLLREYYDSEWGLPVRDEQGLYERICLEGFQAGLSWATILRKRPAFRQAFLDFQPDAVAAFTEADVERLLQDPGIVRNRLKIRAAITNAHATIALREREGLVDFVWQFRPPTTPQPATHADIPTQSPESVALSKALRKQGFSFVGPTTMFALMEAIGMVDTHLLDSHRRGSSGVWTG
- a CDS encoding cell division protein CrgA, whose amino-acid sequence is MPESKPRKKTSSAAQPASAAQAYKPNAVWFKPVMFGLMIIGLFWIITFYISEGRFPVQAWESWNIVAGFGIAIIGFLMTTRWRS
- a CDS encoding carboxymuconolactone decarboxylase family protein, coding for MSAATTQHIYLDKQHPAVWRALNGLGLKVREAADAAGVDRKTIELLHVRTSQLNGCAYCLDMHVRDAVEAGESPQRLAVLSAWRETALFTEKERAALALAECITELQDHTAREREEGYARQHLTADEFSVVSWLVITMNAFNRVSITSHHPVRRDR
- a CDS encoding rhomboid family intramembrane serine protease: MSYGIPAAEPSAQVPVCPRHPDRPSYVRCQRCGRPACPDCQRAAAVGFQCVDCVNETKRTTPAVKTVYGGAVATGKPVVTFGIIALCAVMYVLQWVVPGEWIYQNLAFANVFATPEFGEFEPWRMLTAAFLHSQGFILHIVLNMYMLWIFGQALEPLLGRVRFLALYLISAIGGSVGYLLLTPGYVPGVPLAGVVGASGAIFGLFGAMLLVQRHRGGDTRQLWVLIAINGVIGFVVPQIAWQAHLGGLVTGALCAAVIAYTRRGPRQGLLHGAGLVAVVLLLALASWLRVTAG
- the pknB gene encoding Stk1 family PASTA domain-containing Ser/Thr kinase, whose amino-acid sequence is MSDSARTPLHREDSLPVDNQRVLSGRYELGGIIGRGGMADVHRGVDTRLGRTVAIKLLRPDMARDPQFQARFKREAQSVAALNHPSIVAIYDTGEHTVPDGSEDSVRVPYIVMEFVEGRTIRDLIRAKEVSIDQAIDFCLGVLSALEYSHKAGIVHRDIKPANVMYCEGSNSVKVMDFGIARAIADSSATMTQTQAVVGTAQYLSPEQARGETVDARSDLYSAACLLYEMLTARPPFIGDSPVSVAYQHVREIPEPASSVNPEVSAALDSVLAKALQKNRADRFQDAAAFRRALRAARAGVSVPALAATEAPTDPNDHVPTPERPPVTEAFGLTGAGFLDDAPTGWQRNADDTRTDGVPVMAAATLGQSDVDELPLGFAPERERTARQKSRRRTWIATLVIFTLLVLGGGGLWLYNIMNQPAPAPPKVAVPAVVSLTESAALQELYGANLRPQIKRNKHETIPSGTAIGTDPVAGTSLDPNAEVILNISEGPSAVKIPENLPGQTEAAARDILRQAGLVGAPSTTTANSATVPGGRVITTSPAPGQMVGVGTTVEIVISTGKVSMPELRGRTRAEAETALKELGLVPNVQEVENSQVEAGRVTDQSDPVNAAVDQGKTINIVVAKEPAPPPSPTPTATPSATKKG
- a CDS encoding aminodeoxychorismate/anthranilate synthase component II; this encodes MTTTKILVVDNYDSFVYTLVGYLQELGAETTVVRNDDVTLAEAIEMAQTRDGVLISPGPGNPAEAGVCIELIKWCGANNKPMFGVCLGHQALAEAYGGTVTHAPELMHGKTSLVEHNGTSVFAGLPSPVTATRYHSLAAVRDTIPDVLEITAETATGVVMGLQHRTAPLCGVQFHPESVLTEGGYQMLGNWLESLGMAGAAARAATLSPLIQH
- a CDS encoding class E sortase: MVVQEKARRAATRPARAAPARASILRGTVQVLGELLITAGIILLLFVGWQLWWTNIESDAKQSAVIKEFAQGLGGAMPASPEPDPSAAPVDYGTPAVAAAPGHAGTIGIMYIPRFGPNYTRPIVQGTTGDVLDTLGLGHYANTAMPGAVGNFAVAGHRQTHGAVLDNIHTLVPGDKIYVQTKDGYYIYVFRNNQIVMPSRTDVLEPVPTRPGVTPTESFLTMTSCNPRFGAEERIIAYALLDSWQPASAGPPAEIAAQVAAAVGGN